The window CTCACCGAGGCTCTCAAGGACTCGATCAACACGGTCGCCGTCAGGCTGACGTCGGAGGTCGGGGTCGACAAGGTCATCGACGTCGCCCACAGGATGGGCATCCGCTCGGACATCCCGGAAAACATGTCGATCGCGCTCGGCACCTCGGACGTCACGCCGCTGGAGCTGGTCGGCGCCTATGTGCCACTCGCCTCGGGCGGCTACGGGGCCGTGCCCTACGTGATCCGCCGCATCCGCACCGCCGACGGCAAGGTCCTCTACGAGCGCAACGGCGACGGTCCCGGCCAGGTCCTGTCGTCGGAGACGGTCGGCGCCATGAACTACATGCTGAAGCAAACCGTCGAGAACGGGACCGGACGGCGCGCGGGCTTCGATGCCTGGCCGGCGGCCGGCAAGACCGGCACCAGCCAGGAATACAAGAACGCCTGGTTCATCGGCTACACCGCCTATCTGGTCACCGGCGTCTGGCTCGGCAACGACGACGGCAAGCCGACCAAGAGGGTGACCGGCGGCAACCTGCCGGCAACGGTCTGGCACGACTTCATGGCCGATGCGCACGAAGGGCTCGCCATGGCCGACCTGCCCGGCGAGTACATCCCCGGCACCGGCACGCAGTACGCCGTCGACGAGACGCTGCCGTGGCTGCAGGGCAACCCGGGTCCTCAAGGCCCGACCTACGATCCGAGCAGGCCGGTGCAGGCGCAAGCGCCCCAGCAGGGCGGTGGCGGCGGCCTGTTCGGCCAGAACGGCTTCTTCAAGAAACTGTTCGGCGGTTAGCCGGGCCGGCTACTCGCCCGCGCGCGCGGCCGCGCGAACCTTCCAGCCGCCCAGATACACGGCCGCCGCGGCAAGACCGAGGGCAGCCAGGGCGACGGCGAGCGGCATCGCCTGGTTGGCGAACAACCCGGCGTCCAGGATGCCGGCGACGAGCACGCCGGCGAGCGCGGAAAAGGTCATCTGGCAGACCCCCATCAGCGAGGACGCCGCGCCGGCATTGCCCGGAAACGGCATCAGCGCGCCGGCCATCGACTGGGCCAGCGCGGCGCCCACGCCGGCAAACACGACCGTCGACATGCCGACGACCGAATAGACCCCGCCGACATCGGCAATCACGACCGCGAGCGTGGCGACGCCGCCGAGCGCCATCAGGGTGATGCCGACGGCGATGCCGGCGTCGATGCCGAAACGGCCCGTGACGTGGCGACCGGCGATCGTGCCGCCGATGTAACCGAGACTGCACAGGCCGAAGGAGACGCCGAATCCGATCGGCGACAGGCCGTAGAGGCCCTGCAGGATGAAGGACGACACCGAGATGAAGACGAAGATGCAGCCGTAGCTCAGGCAGACCAGCGACACGTAGACGAGGAAGCGCGCATCGCGGATCAGTCGGCCGAAGATGCGGATCATCCCGAGCGGCGTCGACGGCGCACCGCTGTCGGGTCGCGTCTCCGGCAGGCGCAGGGCGACGGCGGCGAACAGGATGAGGCCGATCGCGGCTGCCACGATGAACGTCGAGCGCCAGCCGAAGGTGATTTCGAGCACACCGCCGATCGCCGGGGCGACGGTCGGGACGATGCCCATGATCGAGGCCATCATCGCCAGCTCCTGGCCGGCCCGGCGGCCCGAATAGAGGTCGCGGGCGATCGCGCGAGCAAGCACGATCGGGCCGGAGGCGCCGAGCGCCTGGGCGAAACGCGCCGCGATCAACAGCGGCATCGACTGGGCGATCGCACAGAGAACGGTGGCGAGGACGAAGATCGACAGCCCGACGAGGAGCGCCGGGCGGCGACCGTAACGGTCCGACAGCGGGCCGTAGAAGATCTGCGTCGAGGCGAAGCCGATCAGAAAGGCCGACAGGGTGAGCTGCCCTTCCGTCGGCGTCGAGCCGAGCTCGGTCGTCAGCGACGGCAGCGACGGCAGATACATGTCGGTCGACAGCGGGCCCAGCGCGGTGAGCAGGCCGAGCAGGGCCGTAAGCGCGATCGTGTCGGGCCTGAACGTCATCGGACTCTACTCGCTGCGGACCGTATCAACGGGGCTCGTCGATCACGGAATTCGACAAGGTGCCGATCTCGGGAACGGCGACGGCGACGACATCGCCGGGCGTGAGCCAGCGCGGCGGATCGAAGCGGGCGCCGGCGCCGGTCGGCGTGCCCGTCAGGATCATGTCGCCGGGCTTCAGGGTCGCGAACGTGGTGATGTATTCGATCAGGCGGGCGAACGAATACATCATGTTTGCGGTGGTATCGTCCTGACGCAGTTCGCCGTTGACGGTGGTGGTGAGGTGCAGGGGCGCGGCCAGATCGATCGCGTCGGACGTCACCATCCACGGGCCGATCGCACCGGTGCGGTCGAAGTTCTTGCCCTGGGTGACGTTGAACTTGGCGTGGCGCGTCCAGTCGCGGATCGTGCCTTCGTTGGCAAGCGTCGCGCCGGCGACATGGGAGAGCGCCCTGTCGGCCGGGATGCGGCGCCCGGCCCTGCCTATCACCAGCACGATCTCGCCCTCGTAGTCGAGCTGATCGGAGACAGGGGGACGCTCGATCGGCGTGCCGTGGCCGACGAACGAATTGGGGAAGCGCACGAACATGCTCGGATAGGACTTCTCCTCCGCCCCGTCCTTGTACTCGGCGTTGCGATTGGCGTAGTTGACGCCGATGCAGAGGATCTTCTCGGGATCGGTGACGGGCGGCAGCAGCGTGACCGCGTCGAGCGCCAGATCCGGCGTGGCGCCCTCGAGGGCGGCGTGGGCCTTGTCGAGGGCGTCGGCTTCGAGCAGCGCACGAACCGTGGGAAACGCCGAAAGCCGCGCGGCCAGGTCGACGATGCCGCCATTGACGACGGCCCCCCAGGACATCCGTCCACCGGACGAGAAACTGACGATACGCATGACGGTCTCCAGATCGGTCCGGCGTACGGGCTGCGGCCGAGACCTCCGCTCGGGTCTGCGAGGCCTTCCCGGACACGCTTAGGAAACCGGCCCGCCCGCGTCAATTCGGTTTGCGAACAAACGATTTTGCCCGGCAGGGCGGTTTCCATACTCCACGCGGCGCTGCCGCCGGTGTATACACGGCCCGGAATTCGGAAGCGCCGACCACGTGAACCGGAGCGCACAATGGCCAAGCTGCTCGTCCCCGCCGCCACCCCCATCGACGCCGACAGGCGGATCGATCTGGAACGACTCGCCGCCCACTGCCATGCTTTGCTGGCCGACGGCGCCGACGCCATCGCCCTGTTCGGCACGACCGGCGAGGCCACCTCGTTCTCGGCGCCCGAACGGATGGCGACATTGGAAGGGCTGATCGCGGCGGGCATCCCCGCGGACAGGATCATGCCGGGCACGGGCTGCCCGGCGGTGACAGAAACGATCGCGCTGTCGCGCCACGCCTTCGAGCAGGGCTGCGAAACGGTGATGACGCTGCCGCCCTACTACTACAAGGCGGTCAGCGAGGACGGCGTCTTCGACGCGATGGCCTGGCTGGTCGAAGAGCTGAAGCCCCTTCATCCGCGCATCATCCTCTACCACATCCCGCCGGTCGCCCAGGTCGGCTTTCCGGTACCGCTCGTGCGGCGGCTGGCCGACGCCTTCCCCGGCATCATCGTCGGGGTCAAGGATTCGTCTGGAGACTTCGCCAACACCGAGGCGCTGCTTGCGGCCTGCCCCGACCTCGACATCTATCCGGGATCGGAGACCTTTCTGCTGCCGGGCCTGCGGAAGGGCGGGGCGGGCTGCATCACCGCGACCGGCAATCTCAACGCCAGGGCGATCCGCGCCGTCATCGACGAAACCGATCCCGGGCGCGCCGACGACCGCCACGCGGAAATCGTCGCCTATCGCAAGACCGTCGAGGCACGACCGCTGATCGCGGCAATCAAGGCCGTGCTGGCGGATCGCTACGGCGCGCCCTCGTGGCGCGCGGTGCGGCCGCCGCTGAGGGCGCTGCCGGACGACCAGATCAAGCCACTGCTGGAGGATCTGGAGAGGCTGTCGTCATAGCCGACATCGCGCACCGGCTGCTTTGGGAGGAAGCATGAAGAAGCAGGACAAAGTAATCATCACCTGCGCCGTCACCGGCTCGATCCACACGCCGACGATGACGCCGCACCTGCCGGTCACGCCCGGCGAGATCGCCGAGGCCTCGATCGGCGCGGCGGAGGCCGGCGCCTCGATCATCCACCTGCACGCGCGCGACCCGCAGGACGGCAAGCCGACGCCGGATCCCGACGTGTTCATGCAGTTTCTGCCGCGCATCAAGCAGTCCACCGACGCGGTGATCAACATCACCACCGGCGGCGGCCACGGCATGACCGTCCAGGAGCGCCTCGCCGCGCCCCTGCGCGCCAGGCCCGAGATGTGCTCGCTCAACATGGGGTCGATGAATTTCGGCCTGTATCCGATGCTCGACCGCTATCCCGACTTCGAGCACGCCTGGGAGCGGCAGCATCTCGAGAACTCGCGCGACTACATTTTCCGCAACACCTTCAAGGACATCGAATACATCCTGAAGGAGCTCGGCGACGCCCACGGCACCCGTTTCGAGTTCGAGTGCTACGATGTCGGCCACCTCTACAATCTCGCCCACTTCCTCGACCGCAAGCTCGTCAAGCCGCCGCTGTTCGTGCAGACGATCTTCGGCATCCTCGGCGGCATCGCCGCGGATCCGGAGAACGTGATGCATATGCGCCGGATCGCCGACAAGCTGTTCGGCGACGAGTGGTGCTGGTCGATCCTGGCGGCGGGCCGCAACCAGCTGCCGTTCTGCTCGATGGCCGCGACGATGGGCGCCAACGTCCGCGTCGGTCTCGAGGACTCGATCTATCTCGGCAAGGGCACGCTCGCCGAGACCAACGCCGCGCAGGTCGCCAAGATCCGCCGCATCATGGAGGATCTGTCGCTTCAGATCGCCACGCCGGAAGAGGCCCGCGTCATGTTGGATCTCAAGGGCGCCGATAGGGTCGGGTTCTAGGGTATTCCCCAGCTCACGCGGCCGGATTTGGGAACTTTCGGCCGTAGGTCGCGTTGTCCGGGCGGCCGCGTGGACGTCGGCGCGGACGTCTGTGCGTGTCCAGCTCCGTCACCCGCGGGCTCGCGCGCCGGGCATAGGAGCAAATGGGGCATAGGAGTAATTTAAGCCCGTTCGGCTATAATCACCGCCAATGCAGCGGCAAGGAACAAGGGAGTGTCGTCATGAGTGCCCAGAAGGCCAGCGCCGGCAGCAAATCGGCTTCGAGCGAATCGGTTGCCGAAAACTGGGATCGGCTGACCGACCGGCTCGCGCGGCTGCGCGAGGATCTATCCGAGATCAATTCCGCCGCCGGCGACCTCGCCAGGGCCGGCGCCGGTGAAGGCCGGGATCGCATTCTCAATGAGATCGACGAGCTGTCGCGCCGGGTCAACACGCTTGCCGAGGATCTCAGCGCGCGCGGCCACGATAGCGTTCGCCACGCCGGCGAACGCGCCAGCGCGATCGGCCACGAGCTGGAGAGCACGATCAATCGCAATCCGCTGACGGCCGTCCTGATTGCGGTCGGCCTCGGCTTCCTGATCGGCATGGCCTCGCGGGGCCGGAACTAGTGCCGATCGCCAGTCTGGTCAGGATGGCGACATCGACGGCCGTGGACATGGCCGCCGATGCCGCCCGTCCCGTGGTGCGCGATGCCGTCCGGCGCGCCGTGTTCCTCGGGATCGCCCTGGTCCTGTTCGCCGGCGTCATCGTGTTCGCGGAACTCGCATTCTATTTGTGGCTGCGCACCCAGACGGCACCGTATATCGCCGCCCTGATCGTCGCCGGCGTCACGCTGATCCTGACGCTGATCGCCCTCCTGATCGCGGTTTCCGGCGGTTCGCACAGGCATGGCCGTCCGGCGCGCACCTCGGATCAGGGTCGCGCGGCAGCAGGCTCGTCAAACCGCAATGCCAACGACGACATCGCACGGCTGGCGGCGGAGGCCGAGGCAGTCGGCGCGATTTTCGGCAAGGACGCAAAGGGTTACGAGCTGGTGCTCGGCGCCTTCGTCGTCGGCATGATGATGGGGCGGGGCAAGTAGCCCCCGGCCGTTCGGCCACCCGGGAAATCGCCTGACCGTCCTTGCAAGCCTAAAGTCGGTCCGTTCGCCTCTCAGCGGCTGTCCATGGCGATTTCGATGTGCCGGACCGCCCGTTGCAGGGCGGGAAGGAAGCGTTCGACCATGTCGTCGGCGGAGACGCGCGCGGCCTGCGCGGAGATGTTGATGGCGATGTTGGAGCGCGCGTTGCGGTTCCTTACCGGCACCGAGATCGAGCGCAGGCCGAGTTCTAGCTCTTCCGATACGATGGCATAGCCCCGGTCCTGCACCTCGTCGATGCGTTGGCGCAGAGCGGTCCGCGTGGTCAGGGTGTGCGGCGTGAGCGGCGTTAGCTTGGCCTTGCTCAGGTAGATCTCCAGTTCGCGCGGCTGCATCAGCGACAGAAGCGCCTGGCCCATCGACGTGGCGTGGGCCGGCAGGCGCGTGCCCAATCCCAGGCCGATGGTCATGATCCGGTGGCGGGCCGGCGCGCGGGCGACATAGATGATGTCCGTGCCGTCCATCATCGCCGCGGACGCGGATTCGTCAAACTGCTCCGACAGGCCGCGAAGCACATCCTGCACGATCTCCAGCTCACTCGCAGACGAGACGTAGGACTGCGCCAGCTCCAGGATCGCCGGCGTGAGCTCGTAATGCTTGCCGTCGCTCCTGGCCAGGCCGGTTTCGCACAGGGTGATCAGGAACCGGCGGGCGGCGGCGCGCGTCAGGCCGGTGCGGGCGGCGACATCGGTTATCGTCTGATGGCGATGACCGGCGTCGAAGCTGCGGATAACGGCGATCCCCCGCACGAGGGACTGAACGGTTTCGTCACGGACGGCCACGGCGCCTCCCATAAGTTCGGATGACGAACATATTATCGATATGCGAACTCGGCCGTTGACGCAACGGGTCGTCGGAAGCTCAAATCAGTTTGGCCATGTCGGCCGGAAAACTCGAGGGAAGATCCGTGGCTGCAATCACGTCTCTGTCCGAGGCGATACGAACAAACGTCCGTGACGGCGACAGCGTCGCGATGGAAGGCTTCACCCACCTGATCCCCTACGCGGCGGGACACGAGATCATCAGGCAGGGGCGCAAGCGCCTGACGCTGTACCGGATGACGCCGGACCTGATCTACGACCAGCTGATCGGAATGGGATGCGCCGACAAGCTGGTCTTCTCCTGGGGCGGCAATCCCGGCGTCGGCTCGCTGCATCGCCTGCGCGACGCGGTGGAGAACGGCTGGCCGCATCGCCTCCAGATCGAGGAGCACAGCCACGCGGCGATGGCGAACGCCTATGACGCAGGGGCGGCGAACCTGCCGTTCGCGGTGTTCCGCGGCTATGTCGGCACCGACCTGCCGAAGGTGAACCCGACGATCCGGCATGTCACCTGCCCCTATACCGGCGAGGAGCTCGCGACCGTTCCCGCGATCCGGCCCGATGTCGCCATCGTCCACGCGCTGAAGGCCGACCGGGAGGGCAACGTCCTGTTCGAGGGCATCGTCGGGGTGCAGAAGGAAGCCGTCCTGGCGGCGAAGCGTTCGGTCGTCACGGTCGAGGAAGTCGTCGACGATTTCGGCGATATCTCCCCCAATTCCGTGATCCTGCCGCGTTGGGCGGTCACGGCGATCGCCGAAGTGCCGGGTGGCGCCCATCCGTCCTATGCGCACGGCTACTACAAGCGCGACAATGCGTACTACAAGGCATGGGATCCAATCGCGCGCGATCGCGATACATTCCTTGCCTGGATGAAGGACAACGTTCTCGACAAGGGGCCCGAAGCCTATGCCCGCTACGCGGCCGACGGATCCACGGCACGGGGAGCCTGAACGATGGATCATACCGCGAACGAGATGATGACGATCGCCGCGGCACGGCCTCTGCGGAACGAGGACGTCTGCTTCGTGGGCATCGGCGCGCCGTCGGCGGCCTGCAACCTGGCCCGGCTGACCCATGCCCCGAACATCACGCTGATCTACGAATCCGGCACGATCGGCACGCGGCCGGACGTGCTGCCGCTGTCGATCGGCGACGGCGAACTGTGCGACACCGCGCTGACGACGGTCTCCGTGCCGGAGATGTTCCGCTACTGGCTGCAGGGCGGCCACATCACGCTCGGCTTCCTGGGCGGCGCGCAGATAGACCGCTTCGCCAACCTGAACACGACCGTGGTCGGGCCCTACGACGCACCGAAGGTTCGCCTGCCCGGCGGCGGCGGCGCGCCGGAGATCGCCGGCCACTGCGGCGAAATCTTCATCACCATGGCGCTGTCTCCGCGCGGCTTCGTCGATCACCTCGCGTTCATCACCTCGATGGGCCACGGCGAGGGCGGCGACCATCGCCAGCGCCTGGGCCTGAAGACCAAGGGTCCGACCAAGGTGATCACCGACATGTGCATCCTGGAGCCCGCCCCGGAGACGAAGGAACTGACCGTCGTCTCGATCCATCCGGGCGTCGCCAGGGACCAGATTACAGAGGCGTGCGGCTGGCCGATCCGCTTTGCGGAGACGGCTGTCGAAACGCCCGCCCCGACGGCAGAGGAACTGGAAACGCTGCGCGCGCTTCAGGAGCGCACGCGCCGCGCCCACGCCGCCTGACAGGCGTCCGGCCCGATATCGCCGGGGAACGATATCGGCCGCAACGAGGAGGAGCAGCAACCGATGAGCGACGCACCAGGATACCGCCTCATCACGCCGGACAGCGCGCCCGCGCATCCATTTCCGGACTATCGGTCGAACCCGCTGCGCGTGCCGAAGCGACCGTTGATGATCCTTCCGCACACGCTGAG is drawn from Microbaculum marinisediminis and contains these coding sequences:
- a CDS encoding 3-keto-5-aminohexanoate cleavage protein, translated to MKKQDKVIITCAVTGSIHTPTMTPHLPVTPGEIAEASIGAAEAGASIIHLHARDPQDGKPTPDPDVFMQFLPRIKQSTDAVINITTGGGHGMTVQERLAAPLRARPEMCSLNMGSMNFGLYPMLDRYPDFEHAWERQHLENSRDYIFRNTFKDIEYILKELGDAHGTRFEFECYDVGHLYNLAHFLDRKLVKPPLFVQTIFGILGGIAADPENVMHMRRIADKLFGDEWCWSILAAGRNQLPFCSMAATMGANVRVGLEDSIYLGKGTLAETNAAQVAKIRRIMEDLSLQIATPEEARVMLDLKGADRVGF
- a CDS encoding DUF883 family protein: MSAQKASAGSKSASSESVAENWDRLTDRLARLREDLSEINSAAGDLARAGAGEGRDRILNEIDELSRRVNTLAEDLSARGHDSVRHAGERASAIGHELESTINRNPLTAVLIAVGLGFLIGMASRGRN
- a CDS encoding IclR family transcriptional regulator domain-containing protein, encoding MAVRDETVQSLVRGIAVIRSFDAGHRHQTITDVAARTGLTRAAARRFLITLCETGLARSDGKHYELTPAILELAQSYVSSASELEIVQDVLRGLSEQFDESASAAMMDGTDIIYVARAPARHRIMTIGLGLGTRLPAHATSMGQALLSLMQPRELEIYLSKAKLTPLTPHTLTTRTALRQRIDEVQDRGYAIVSEELELGLRSISVPVRNRNARSNIAINISAQAARVSADDMVERFLPALQRAVRHIEIAMDSR
- a CDS encoding multidrug effflux MFS transporter; its protein translation is MTFRPDTIALTALLGLLTALGPLSTDMYLPSLPSLTTELGSTPTEGQLTLSAFLIGFASTQIFYGPLSDRYGRRPALLVGLSIFVLATVLCAIAQSMPLLIAARFAQALGASGPIVLARAIARDLYSGRRAGQELAMMASIMGIVPTVAPAIGGVLEITFGWRSTFIVAAAIGLILFAAVALRLPETRPDSGAPSTPLGMIRIFGRLIRDARFLVYVSLVCLSYGCIFVFISVSSFILQGLYGLSPIGFGVSFGLCSLGYIGGTIAGRHVTGRFGIDAGIAVGITLMALGGVATLAVVIADVGGVYSVVGMSTVVFAGVGAALAQSMAGALMPFPGNAGAASSLMGVCQMTFSALAGVLVAGILDAGLFANQAMPLAVALAALGLAAAAVYLGGWKVRAAARAGE
- a CDS encoding fumarylacetoacetate hydrolase family protein, producing MRIVSFSSGGRMSWGAVVNGGIVDLAARLSAFPTVRALLEADALDKAHAALEGATPDLALDAVTLLPPVTDPEKILCIGVNYANRNAEYKDGAEEKSYPSMFVRFPNSFVGHGTPIERPPVSDQLDYEGEIVLVIGRAGRRIPADRALSHVAGATLANEGTIRDWTRHAKFNVTQGKNFDRTGAIGPWMVTSDAIDLAAPLHLTTTVNGELRQDDTTANMMYSFARLIEYITTFATLKPGDMILTGTPTGAGARFDPPRWLTPGDVVAVAVPEIGTLSNSVIDEPR
- a CDS encoding CoA transferase subunit A; protein product: MAAITSLSEAIRTNVRDGDSVAMEGFTHLIPYAAGHEIIRQGRKRLTLYRMTPDLIYDQLIGMGCADKLVFSWGGNPGVGSLHRLRDAVENGWPHRLQIEEHSHAAMANAYDAGAANLPFAVFRGYVGTDLPKVNPTIRHVTCPYTGEELATVPAIRPDVAIVHALKADREGNVLFEGIVGVQKEAVLAAKRSVVTVEEVVDDFGDISPNSVILPRWAVTAIAEVPGGAHPSYAHGYYKRDNAYYKAWDPIARDRDTFLAWMKDNVLDKGPEAYARYAADGSTARGA
- a CDS encoding phage holin family protein produces the protein MPIASLVRMATSTAVDMAADAARPVVRDAVRRAVFLGIALVLFAGVIVFAELAFYLWLRTQTAPYIAALIVAGVTLILTLIALLIAVSGGSHRHGRPARTSDQGRAAAGSSNRNANDDIARLAAEAEAVGAIFGKDAKGYELVLGAFVVGMMMGRGK
- a CDS encoding dihydrodipicolinate synthase family protein; amino-acid sequence: MAKLLVPAATPIDADRRIDLERLAAHCHALLADGADAIALFGTTGEATSFSAPERMATLEGLIAAGIPADRIMPGTGCPAVTETIALSRHAFEQGCETVMTLPPYYYKAVSEDGVFDAMAWLVEELKPLHPRIILYHIPPVAQVGFPVPLVRRLADAFPGIIVGVKDSSGDFANTEALLAACPDLDIYPGSETFLLPGLRKGGAGCITATGNLNARAIRAVIDETDPGRADDRHAEIVAYRKTVEARPLIAAIKAVLADRYGAPSWRAVRPPLRALPDDQIKPLLEDLERLSS
- a CDS encoding CoA-transferase subunit beta — encoded protein: MDHTANEMMTIAAARPLRNEDVCFVGIGAPSAACNLARLTHAPNITLIYESGTIGTRPDVLPLSIGDGELCDTALTTVSVPEMFRYWLQGGHITLGFLGGAQIDRFANLNTTVVGPYDAPKVRLPGGGGAPEIAGHCGEIFITMALSPRGFVDHLAFITSMGHGEGGDHRQRLGLKTKGPTKVITDMCILEPAPETKELTVVSIHPGVARDQITEACGWPIRFAETAVETPAPTAEELETLRALQERTRRAHAA